The sequence ACGACTCACCTAACTGTACACAAAGCTAATCCATAGAGCTGCATCTCCTGTCTACTGACTCacctaaatgtacacatactgtagctaaTCTATAGAGCTGCGTTAACTGACTGAAGACAGCAACAACAGACCAAGCAATCAATATTCTTTCATCCTCTGTTTTCACACCCCTGCAGTCCAGTGGGTGGATTATTGATCAGAAACaaatcataaacaaacacagaaacacacacacacacacaccatcaaagtTGAAAAATATATAGCGGAGTATGTAAAGCCAAGCTCAAGGTCAATCCTGGTGCTACAGTGAATTCTGGTGCTTCAGTTTCTATCATTCATTGGTATCTAATGTTACTAATTTATTACTAATTCAATACTATTAAAACCAACGTTTTCAATCCAATCTAATGATCCAATGTTTTCATCCAATGCGCAGTAAGACATTTCAGTGCAGATAAGGCGTTTATTCAATCAATTAGTGAGTTCACTGAGAATCAGACCCAAGACCTTACACCTCAACCTGTGCCTATAGAAATAAAAACTTTCTTTCCGATGTTATAGTTTGCCTTACCTCCTATAGAAATAAACACTTTCTTTCCGATGTTATAGTTTGCCTTACCTCCTAACGAAATAAACACTTTCTTTCTGATGTTATAGTTTGCCCTATCTCCTAAAGAAATAAAAACTTTCTTTCCGATGTTATAGTTTGCCTTAACTCCTAAAGAAATAAAAACTTTTTTTCCGATGTTATAGTTTGCCTTACCTCCTAAAGAAATAAAAACTTTTTTTCCGATGTTATAGTTTGCCTTACCTCCTAAAGAAATAAACACTTTCTTTCCGATGTTATAGTTTGCCTTACCTCCTCGAACAGCTCCAGGCTGTAGGTGTTGTCGTCATCAGCGAAGTAGACGATGCCCGGTTGGCTGCTGTTGGGGCTGAAGGTCTCCCGTAGCCAGCGTAGTGCCAGGTTCCGCTGCATGGTTCCGCGGGGGATGCGCGGGTCCCGCGTGTCGCCCCGCAGCTTGTAGTTGCGCGGCGTCTCCACGTTGAGGTGCGTGTAGTTGAGGCTCGTCTCTCGGAGCAGGTGCGCCACCAGCGGCGTCCGGCGCTGCGAGTCCTCCACCAGGATCCAGTGCAGGTTGGCCACGTGCAGGAAGGTGTTGGCCAGCCGCGTCAACTCTGCCTTCTGCACCGGCCGGCTGTAGGTGGGCGTGATCACGTGGATGGTGGGCAGCACGTCGGACCAGGGCGGCGGCCGCGTGTACACGTACTCGGTGCGCACCACCTCCACGATGTCCTTGTCCGGCGAGCAGTACTCCTTGGAATCGCCCACCGCACCCGCCTCGCGGCGTCCGTCCGCACCGTCATCTGAacacaggaagaggaagaggagatggaggaggaagaggaggagggaagaaaAAGAGGATGAATGGGAGGAGGAAGCGGGAGATATGGAGGAGTAGGagtgggtggagggggaggggaggatgaagaggaggaggaagagaaggtgaGTGGAGAGGGGACGAGGTggatggaggaagaggggaggaagaggaggaggaggaagaggaggaggagaattaAAGCGTTAGCACGCCCTCCTCTGGGGCTGCTCAGGTTTGTATTAATGTTCAGAAAGGACgcgtgagagcaagagagagagaggagagagagagaaagagagagagcagagacgggagaggggagaggagtagCTACCTGCGAGGCGGTGGCGGTGGATGGCTAGCCGCTCGGGAATGATAAAGAAGTCTCTGACTAGGTGGTGACAAGCTGAAAGAGGTGAGAGCAGCACGGTAAGACTGAGCCCgcggggggaggaggggggggggggattaggcTGAACAGGCATGGGGGGGTTTGTATATCAGGCCAGTATTGCCCCTGGAAACAGCCCGCATGCATCTGCTGTTAAGACTGCCAAGGCCACTGTCAGCATGCTGGAATCTGGAAGATGTGTTAAGACTGGGTCTCAGAGAGAAGCTCTTGGATGTGCTTGGACTTCTTGAAATGTGACCCTgaaaggcgaaaccagtcgctttgcgcacagtgctattttgagaaaatccacgataaacaaacgtacGGATTAAAATGTTGAATTTCACGTTTTCACACAATtcaacagtatacagtataaattaaataaatttcACGGAaaaacatacgttttgactgtttAACCCTCTCTGTAATAACAGTGCACTCACACTATCGCACGTGACAATTTGGTGATTTTCTCATCTTCTGGAGTATGCATAATtgtgacaggagaaccatgccaattttggatgcggttatcttagcgatagtttttgcaataccctcgatgtacatattgttggaaagcttagtttatggccgttcatgtgagcacaatatcttaattttgtaaattttaccgaAGCGACTGGTTTCGGTGGTCTTGTGGTCTTGCGGGTATCCTTAGAGACAGAAGTGGTGTTAAACTTCTGATTTGTGACTTGCTCACTCATACCTGTCCCTGTTTGCATACTACAGCCACAGTAAAACACCTGGCACTGATTTGCATACTACAGTCACAGTAAAACACCTGGCACTCATTTGCATACTACAATCACAGTAAAAAACCTGACACTCGTTTGCAGACATTACCTCAGTATGTCAGTATATAAACAGCAGGCAGCGTATTTTCAAGAAAGCCAATCTACTGACTGACATGCATGGGCAATCTACTGGCTGACATGCATGGGCAATCTACTGGCTGACACACATGGGCAATCTACTAGCTGACACACATGGGCATGACAGAGGGATTAGTAGCCAGAGATTTCACTGAAAACTATGTAATGTGTCTGAAAGCTGCTAATTGACCAATCTCCTGAGTACACTCTGGAGGCACTAAGAAGGTGAGAGTTGCAGTCTCTCCACCCCAGATGGAAACAGCCTCCTGACAAACGTAATCTTACTTGTTTCCTATCAGTCATGCCTGCCTGTTTGCCATCTGACTTCTGAACAGGCACTGCGAGAAAGCTACAGGAGAAGCAAACAAAAGCCAGCTGACAGATTTGATTTGTGTAAAACAGCACCATTCACGATTCTTGGCTCACAGTGGTAGCCACGCTGACAGGGTAAGAAAAGACCCTGACTTAGCAGTGTTACCCCAACAAATCGCAGGACTGTATCAGTTTGATAGCTGACGCTCTGGCACCTCAGCCATCAGAACAACAGACAAGCCTCCAGTGTCACCAGCACCATACCTGATTGACCCGGTCGGGTCCGAGCCAGAATCCGCTATCTGGGTCGGTTttgtcagagactttctaatgaggagacacagcactcaaaaaatcctccatagaaatacaTGGGGCaggtttgtaacgccaatatggccgttgtctacacatatcacaccccttcctcggcaaaacgtcgacctgtgaatacattgagccaatcatgtggtgtgatgtaaaTATgctgagccaatcatatggtgtgttgtgaagacattgtgccaatcatgtgttgtgaactcgccgctggagcaagattggtgttgttAAGCCTtacgcacgcgcatttctgccgaataggatgcccgatgagttcccaaaaagcgttgcaatatggccgccaagtggagggacttgcctaaaaggactttggttttgTCCAGTGTGAGAACGTTGTGCTCAGCGTCTGAGGTAGCGCCCTCTGGGCCCGTCTGCAGCTTGTTTGCAATCCTCTTGTTACTCTGTCCATCTGATTAAAAGGCAGCAGAGATGGATCtcatcctttctctctgtctctctctcatccctccccctctctctctctctctctctctctctctctctctttctcggagAATGCtaaacacatcaacacaaacaGGGCCCTCACAGGCAGACGAAAGACCATCTCAATTATGGTCGTCTGAGTTTCTCGCCCTGTGAGTGTGCGGGCTGGAAACAGATTGGCTGACCCCATTTAGCCTTAGTTGTTTCAGGCGTTAGCCACATCTGCGCACCAGAGTAGAAAACAATCCTGTTTATTAGGATGCATCCGTGGAGCCTACTGGGGTAGCTCTTAACAGGAACAGTGACTCATGCAACACCGCTGTTCTCTGGCTGTGCAGAGTGGCAAGTGTGTCGTATAAAGGTCACCTGCCTGTGTTTTTCACAGAGACCCAGCATGTTAGATTTAATGTGAAAGAAGAGGAGTTAAAGGACTGATCAGGAAGTGTCTCTCTGTGCCATTAGTCATGTCAGCTAGatctcaacaaaaacaacactatTCACCACTTGTCTCATTGTTGCATGTTGTCATCTGAAGACCTCTACGTGTACCTACTTTACAGTAGCTACTTGACTCTGCCCACACTGCTGTGGTAAGTGAATGAaattatgccccccccccccccaaaaaaaaaacaacaacctgTTTTTGAGGTTCTGGTTAAAAACTATGTTGATTTTAGGACAGGGATAGGACAAAGGATAGGACAagttcttagtgtgtgtgtgcgtgtgtgcgcgcgtgtgtgcgtgtgtgtgtgtgtgtgtgtgtgcatgtgcgtgcatgtgtgtgcgtgtgtgtgtatgtatgtgtttatggttgtgtgtgtgtgtgtgtgtgtgtgtgtgtgtgtgtgcgtgtgcgtgcatgtgtgtgcgtgtgtgtgtatgtatgtgtttatggttgtgtgtgtgtgtgtgcgtgcgtgagtgtgtgcatgtttgtacgtgtgtgtgtgagtgtgtgtacgtgtgtgtgtgtgtgcgtgcacgtttgtacatgtgtgtgtgtgtttccttgtgtgtgtgtgtgtgtgtgtgtgtacgtgtgtgtgagtgtttctgtgtaagagaggaaagcagagggcattgtgt is a genomic window of Alosa sapidissima isolate fAloSap1 chromosome 15, fAloSap1.pri, whole genome shotgun sequence containing:
- the LOC121683876 gene encoding galactosylgalactosylxylosylprotein 3-beta-glucuronosyltransferase 1 isoform X1; this encodes MPKRRDILAIVLIVLPWTLLITVWHQNAIAPLLAIRKACHHLVRDFFIIPERLAIHRHRLADDGADGRREAGAVGDSKEYCSPDKDIVEVVRTEYVYTRPPPWSDVLPTIHVITPTYSRPVQKAELTRLANTFLHVANLHWILVEDSQRRTPLVAHLLRETSLNYTHLNVETPRNYKLRGDTRDPRIPRGTMQRNLALRWLRETFSPNSSQPGIVYFADDDNTYSLELFEEMRSTRKVSVWPVAFVGGLRYESPKVNAAGKVYGWKTVFDPHRPFAIDMAGFAINLRLILFKPQAYFKLRGVKGGYQESSLLRDLVTLDDLEPKAANCTKILVWHTRTEKPVLVNEGKKGFTDPNVEI
- the LOC121683876 gene encoding galactosylgalactosylxylosylprotein 3-beta-glucuronosyltransferase 1 isoform X2 produces the protein MPKRRDILAIVLIVLPWTLLITVWHQNAIAPLLAIRKDDGADGRREAGAVGDSKEYCSPDKDIVEVVRTEYVYTRPPPWSDVLPTIHVITPTYSRPVQKAELTRLANTFLHVANLHWILVEDSQRRTPLVAHLLRETSLNYTHLNVETPRNYKLRGDTRDPRIPRGTMQRNLALRWLRETFSPNSSQPGIVYFADDDNTYSLELFEEMRSTRKVSVWPVAFVGGLRYESPKVNAAGKVYGWKTVFDPHRPFAIDMAGFAINLRLILFKPQAYFKLRGVKGGYQESSLLRDLVTLDDLEPKAANCTKILVWHTRTEKPVLVNEGKKGFTDPNVEI